One window of Salminus brasiliensis chromosome 16, fSalBra1.hap2, whole genome shotgun sequence genomic DNA carries:
- the LOC140537190 gene encoding protocadherin gamma-A12-like yields the protein MNDTGLSSILLFLVVLSLLRGSHGDLTYSVPEEMKRGSVVGSIAADLGLDSKRLSDRKARLNVDGSGKRFMDIDYNTGKMIVAEIVDREELCGSRPSCVLKYSLVLEKPLELHAVTIQIEDVNDNSPQFSTDAIKLEIQESADKGTSFLLGEAHDADVGPNSVQGYSLEKNAHFSLNIRTSIDGGKYSELVLDKELDREQEQYMTLILTATDGGRPQRSGSVVINITVLDANDNVPVFSQSTYRVSLPENCGIGTSVVTVSANDIDEGINGEVIYEFSRLPDKASRIFSLDKTTGEIKVIGHIDYEEETFYELRIQAKDGLGLASNAKVIVEVTDVNDNEPVIVIQSISSPVPENTESGTEVGIINVQDKDSGENQQIHCKIQGNVPFRLNPSIKNFYSIVTTGPLDREHITDYSLTIVATDEGSPPLSSSKIINLSISDVNDNYPVFEKQLYSSHVTENNKPGTSICSVIARDPDWRQNGTVVYSLLPSEVNGVPVSSYLSVNADTGVIHAVRSFDYEQIRSFKVQVVARDNGSPPLSSNTTVSVFITDENDNSPQILYPAPEGKSVMTEMVPKSALSGSLVSKVIAVDADSGQNSWLSYHIIKCTDPGLFTIGLHSGEIRAQRDVIESDSMKQNLVISVKDNGQPPLSATCSVYLLVSDNLAEVPELKDMTYEESNSKLTSYLIIALVSVSTFFLTFIILILAIRFCHGRKPRLLFDGAVAIPSAYLPPNYAEVEGAGTLRSSYNYDAYLTTGSHTSDFKFIRSYNDNTLPAGGTLRKSPDDSNIISFTDAGATLEVR from the coding sequence ATGAATGACACAGGATTAAGCAGCATCTTGTTGTTTCTTGTCGTTTTGTCGCTGCTTCGAGGCAGTCATGGCGATTTAACCTACTCTGTACCAGAGGAGATGAAACGAGGGTCGGTCGTGGGAAGCATTGCTGCAGATCTTGGATTGGATTCCAAAAGACTTTCCGACAGAAAAGCACGGTTGAATGTAGATGGTAGCGGGAAGCGTTTCATGGATATTGATTACAACACTGGAAAGATGATTGTGGCAGAGATTGTTGACCGAGAGGAGCTTTGTGGTTCGAGGCCATCATGCGTGTTAAAATACAGTCTTGTACTGGAGAAACCTTTGGAGTTGCACGCTGTCACGATTCAAATTGAGGACGTTAATGACAATTCTCCTCAATTTTCCACCGATGCGATTAAACTTGAGATACAAGAATCCGCGGATAAAGGGACCTCGTTTCTTTTAGGCGAGGCTCACGATGCGGATGTTGGACCAAACTCAGTTCAAGGATATTCCCTGGAGAAGAATGCTCATTTTTCTTTAAACATTAGAACTAGCATTGACGGTGGTAAATACAGCGAACTGGTTCTGGATAAAGAGCTGGACCGTGAACAGGAACAGTACATGACTTTAATTCTTACTGCGACTGACGGTGGTAGACCGCAGAGATCTGGTTCTGTAGTTATAAATATCACTGTACTAGACGCTAATGATAACGTCCCAGTGTTTAGTCAGTCTACCTACAGGGTTAGTTTGCCTGAAAACTGTGGAATAGGCACCTCTGTGGTTACTGTAAGTGCAAACGATATTGATGAGGGCATAAACGGAGAGGTAATATACGAATTTAGTAGACTGCCTGACAAAGCTTCCAGGATATTTTCTTTGGATAAGACTACTGGAGAAATTAAAGTGATTGGACATATTGATTATGAAGAAGAAACATTTTATGAGTTGCGTATACAAGCAAAAGATGGACTAGGGCTGGCATCAAATGCCAAAGTAATAGTTGAAGTCACTGATGTAAATGATAATGAACCTGTTATTGTCATTCAGTCTATTTCTAGCCCAGTTCCTGAAAATACTGAATCTGGTACAGAGGTAGGCATCATAAATGTACAAGATAAGGACTCTGGTGAAAATCAACAGATTCACTGCAAAATCCAGGGAAATGTTCCATTCAGATTAAACCCATCCATAAAAAACTTCTATTCTATTGTCACCACTGGTCCACTAGATCGTGAACATATAACTGATTATAGTCTTACAATTGTTGCAACTGATGAGGGCAGTCCCCCACTTTCATCATCTAAAATAATTAACCTGTCTATTTCAGATGTCAATGACAATTATCCTGTATTTGAAAAGCAATTATACAGTTCACATGTAACTGAGAATAACAAACCAGGCACTTCTATATGTTCTGTTATTGCAAGAGACCCAGACTGGAGGCAGAACGGCACAGTGGTGTATTCCCTGCTGCCCAGTGAGGTCAACGGAGTTCCAGTGTCCTCATATTTATCTGTAAATGCAGACACAGGAGTGATCCATGCTGTGAGGTCATTCGATTATGAACAGATCAGGAGCTTCAAAGTCCAGGTTGTAGCCAGAGACAACGGTTCTCCTCCACTCAGCAGCAACAcgactgtgagtgtgttcatAACAGATGAGAATGATAACTCTCCACAGATATTATACCCTGCTCCAGAGGGAAAGTCTGTAATGACTGAGATGGTCCCCAAGTCTGCTCTGTCAGGCTCTTTGGTCTCCAAGGTGATTGCTGTGGATGCTGACTCTGGCCAGAATTCGTGGCTGTCCTACCACATTATCAAGTGTACAGATCCAGGACTTTTCACCATTGGTCTCCACAGTGGAGAGATCAGGGCGCAGCGGGACGTCATTGAATCTGACAGCATGAAGCAGAACCTCGTTATTTCAGTGAAGGATAATGGACAGCCTCCTCTCTCTGCAACCTGTTCTGTGTATTTACTTGTTTCTGATAACCTCGCTGAAGTCCCAGAATTGAAGGACATGACTTATGAAGAGAGCAACTCCAAACTAACTTCATATTTGATAATTGCACTTGTTTCAGTGTCCACCTTCTTTCTCACCTTTATTATCCTGATCCTGGCTATAAGGTTTTGTCACGGGAGAAAGCCCAGACTGTTGTTTGATGGAGCAGTGGCCATTCCCAGTGCATATCTCCCTCCTAACTATGCAGAGGTTGAGGGAGCAGGAACTCTCCGCAGTTCTTACAATTATGACGCATACCTAACAACAGGCTCACACACCAGTGACTTCAAATTCATCAGATCCTACAATGACAATACTCTACCTGCTGGTGGCACTTTGAGGAAGAGCCCAGATGATTCAAATATAATCAGTTTCACCGATGCAGGTGCAACACTAGA
- the LOC140537191 gene encoding protocadherin gamma-A11-like translates to MEFRGRTLSSFLIGLLGFFVGFLRIVHGDINYSVPEETKIGYVIGNIAKDIGLNAKMLSARKARLDVDDDGKIYCDVLSSGDLVVAERIDREDICGAKTVCFLKYEIILENPLELHRVMIEIQDINDNSPSFGSDVIKFEIAESAIKGARFAVNGAYDADIGLNGVQSYFLQNNEHFSFDVHAKPGGGMYGELVLKKELDREQQQELTLILIAKDGGSPQRSGRAAIRVTVLDANDNVPVFSQKVYKVNVPENSASGTVVATVTATDADEGANGLVTYEFGHISEELNRLFKLNPKTGDIILDGQVDFERESTYELSILGRDGSGLASFASVIVEVADVNDNAPAIFLKSVQNVVPENAAPGTEVGIINIQDKDTGKNKQVRCFIQQDVPFKLIPSIKNYFSIVTTGELDRELITDFNITVTATDEGTPPLSSSKVIQLSVADVNDNFPVFEEQAYKAYVGENNKPGTSVCSVTARDPDWRQNGTVLYSLVPSEVNGVSVSSYLSVNADTGVIHAVRSFDYEQFRNFKVQVVARDNGSPPLSSNTTVSVFITDENDNSPQILYPAPEGKSLMTEMVPKAALSGSLVSKVIAVDADSGQNSWLSYHIIKSSDPGLFTIGLHSGEIRAQRDITESDSMKQNLVISVKDNGQPPLSATCSVYLLISDNLAEVPELKDMTYEESNSKLTSYLIIALVSVSTFFLTFIILILAIRFCHRRKPRLLFDGAVAIPSAYLPPNYAEVEGAGTLRSSYNYDAYLTTGSHTSDFKFIRSYNDNTLPAGGTLRKSPDDSNIISICDPSEILEF, encoded by the exons ATGGAATTCAGAGGACGGACgctttcttcttttctcattGGACTGCTGGGGTTCTTTGTTGGATTTCTACGCATCGTCCATGGCGATATAAACTATTCTGTTCCTGAGGAGACGAAAATTGGATATGTGATTGGAAATATTGCCAAGGACATCGGGTTAAACGCTAAGATGTTATCGGCACGCAAGGCACGTTTGGATGTCGACGATGATGGCAAAATTTACTGTGATGTTTTGAGCTCCGGTGATCTGGTCGTTGCAGAGAGAATTGACAGAGAGGATATATGCGGAGCAAAGACCGtatgttttttaaaatatgaaataattctAGAAAATCCATTAGAACTACACCGTGTGATGATAGAGATACAAGACATTAACGATAATTCCCCGTCCTTTGGAAGCGATGTCATCAAGTTTGAGATAGCAGAATCAGCAATCAAAGGTGCTCGCTTTGCTGTGAATGGTGCGTACGACGCAGATATTGGTCTCAATGGGGTCCAAAGCTATTTCCTGCAAAATAATGAACACTTTAGTTTTGATGTCCATGCCAAACCAGGTGGGGGGATGTATGGAGAATTGGTGTTAAAGAAAGAGCTAGATCGTGAACAACAGCAGGAACTGACACTGATACTCATTGCCAAAGATGGTGGAAGCCCACAGAGATCTGGCCGTGCAGCTATTCGCGTTACAGTTCTAGACGCTAATGATAACGTACCAGTGTTTAGTCAGAAGGTATATAAAGTAAATGTACCTGAAAATTCTGCTTCAGGCACTGTTGTGGCGACGGTTACAGCCACAGATGCTGACGAAGGTGCGAACGGTCTAGTCACTTATGAATTTGGACACATATCTGAGGAGCTAAACAGGTTATTCAAATTGAATCCGAAAACAGGAGATATTATTTTAGACGGGCAGGTGGATTTTGAGAGAGAGTCGACATATGAACTTAGTATACTGGGTAGGGATGGGTCTGGGTTAGCTTCATTTGCGAGCGTCATCGTGGAAGTGGCTGATGTGAATGACAATGCACCAGCAATATTTCTCAAATCTGTTCAAAATGTAGTTCCTGAAAATGCAGCACCAGGCACCGAAGTTGGCATAATTAATATCCAGGATAAAGAcacaggaaaaaacaaacaagtccGTTGTTTCATTCAGCAAGATGTTCCATTCAAGTTAATTCCTTcaattaagaattatttttcaATTGTGACTACCGGCGAACTTGACCGAGAACTGATAACAGATTTCAACATAACAGTAACAGCCACTGATGAAGGTACTCCACCATTATCTTCTTCTAAGGTCATACAGTTATCTGTTGCAGACGTTAACGACAACTTCCCTGTATTTGAAGAGCAGGCATACAAAGCTTATGTTGGTGAGAATAACAAACCCGGCACCTCTGTTTGTTCTGTTACTGCAAGAGATCCAGACTGGAGGCAAAACGGTACCGTGCTGTATTCTCTGGTTCCCAGTGAGGTCAACGGTGTTTCAGTGTCCTCATATTTATCTGTAAATGCAGACACAGGGGTGATCCATGCTGTGAGGTCATTTGATTATGAACAGTTTAGAAATTTCAAAGTCCAGGTTGTAGCCAGAGACAACGGTTCTCCTCCACTCAGCAGCAACAcgactgtgagtgtgttcatAACAGATGAGAATGATAACTCTCCACAGATATTATACCCTGCTCCAGAGGGGAAGTCTTTAATGACTGAGATGGTCCCTAAAGCTGCACTTTCCGGCTCTCTGGTATCCAAGGTGATCGCTGTGGATGCTGACTCTGGACAGAATTCCTGGCTGTCCTACCACATTATCAAGTCTAGTGATCCAGGACTTTTCACCATTGGTCTCCACAGTGGTGAGATCAGGGCGCAGCGGGACATCACTGAATCTGACAGCATGAAGCAGAACCTCGTTATATCAGTGAAAGATAATGGACAGCCTCCTCTCTCTGCAACCTGTTCTGTGTATTTACTTATTTCTGATAACCTTGCTGAAGTTCCAGAACTTAAGGACATGACTTATGAAGAGAGCAACTCCAAACTAACATCATATTTGATCATCGCACTTGTTTCAGTGTCCACCTTCTTCCTGACATTCATTATCCTGATCCTGGCTATAAGGTTTTGTCACAGAAGAAAGCCCAGACTGTTGTTTGATGGAGCAGTCGCCATTCCCAGTGCATATCTCCCTCCTAACTATGCAGAGGTTGAGGGAGCTGGAACTCTCCGCAGTTCTTACAATTATGACGCGTATCTAACAACAGGCTCACACACCAGTGACTTCAAGTTCATCAGATCCTACAATGACAACACACTTCCTGCTGGTGGCACTCTGAGGAAGAGCCCAGATGATTCAAACATTATTAGTATTTGCGATCCTAGTGAAATCTTGGAG ttttga